Proteins encoded together in one Flavobacteriales bacterium window:
- a CDS encoding gliding motility-associated C-terminal domain-containing protein, with protein MTSLNPILRIGPTLLGALSILWMGSASAQVNGPMPTLGTELWTGFMQNAYGAQETRLYISAPTATSGTVSIPQTGWSLAFSVPANGVVLVNVPTTAEHVGSESVTGKGVRIVAAAPVAVTAVSYQSYTHDGAQVLPVEALGTDYFVEAYRGLPGFNEFYKSELLIVATTDDTEVEITPSVNTAGGRPPGVPFTVTLDQGQTYQVQSALSSLDLTGTRVRATAASGPCRPFAVLSGSMCANVPVGCPACDHLVEQMIPLERWGTEFHTFLPSGIANATVRVLAGQNGTSVTVNGGAPIPLSAGQSHQINGLAGTACINATAPVSVVVIYEGYNCANAGDPSMVVIEPDDRTTTSTTFSTVSSPQITGHRVELVVPTAVVGQVAIDGTAVPAAGFTAFATCPTWSHASRTITAGTHRVTAPQGIHVYATGFGTGESYAFNANATVVPVVVQDSLLCVNGPVTLTSPEPMDNPQWEAASAPGLVLANGLSYTFTPTTNDTYTVSGTAPGSTCPLDFTFHVGIQVPVNVVATANGANATTICQYQPVQLGAQPNLDPNAYTLSWTPAALVSNPAIPDPVAYPMTTTWFKLNVTSPLGCGSATDSVLVQVTPNTVHSVEATTADSIICLGEAVQLGTRTQRVIGFDPLDNGTSSLWAQVQGGSVSGTCGAVNGNALLFNAAGARQARTNALNVPQGGSLIFSLMISAGTAPCDGAEPGEDVVVEYSLNGVAWTVFHTLNESQYPAFTPITLAIPPAAWSAATHFRWRQLANSGAAQDVWALDNITLTRVDNTGVPLIWSPGATLNDPTSASPMATPLADTWYTVQATSGTGCTFSDPVFVQVAPAFSINAGNDVLLCGSGQAQLQATASSGQGIQWSWTPNNGSLNNNSISGPVASPTATTTYTASATNNIGCTANDAVTVTVGPQLGLVLSASDLTLCQGESSQLNAVIQGTGTLQLVWNNAGSLSSATSPTPVATPSTTTTYTATLTDTQTGCSTQASITIAVTTAYTIAATEDTTLCNALGFQLDVQHNVPAPFSIAWTPAFLLNSGNIASPTVMADTTMLFQVTITDANGCSVTDSVRIIDAFDSMVNPVNIAGCAGQSLVLDAGFPGSSYDWTHGPTTQTVTVNATGTYVVEITDAQGCQTTKTFNVLLNALPTLDLGPDSLLCGVTSYLIQANSPGNTVVWGNGSTGQQFLATGNGTYTATATSPQGCVSTDAVTLNFAPMPVDQLQDVTACATTPVTLNAGNAGSSYLWSTSATGQSITVTASGPYSVVVTNPQGCSGTFDALVTLVAPPVVDLGPDTTVCTGTGMVLDAGNPGSTYLWSTGAIGQSIVPMQSGIYGVIVTNTACQASDSVTLTVLSGPVDALVDVTECTGEAVLLDAGNPGSTYAWSTSAITRTIAPTAAGTYTVLVTTPQGCSASFSAEVTFVPWPVVDLGPDTALCQGDVLTLDAGNPGTTYAWSTGAVTRTIDVVQNGTYSVTVDNGHCSASDAVVAGFNPRPSSLPVHQIFTCLDEEPHFVVIDAGNPGSSFGWSSGQTSQIILAGAYGWYFVDITNTFNCGLRDSVKVNEFCPASIYVPNTFTPNADGINDSWGPVGKNVATLELIVFDRWGGVLWQTNDPTDQWDGTAHGAEVPNEVYVWKMRYRFVDDEQGGVGMEQERMGHVTIIR; from the coding sequence ATGACCTCCCTGAACCCCATCCTGCGCATCGGTCCGACACTGCTCGGAGCCCTGTCCATCCTATGGATGGGCAGCGCCTCGGCCCAGGTGAACGGCCCGATGCCGACCCTCGGCACGGAGCTGTGGACCGGCTTCATGCAGAACGCCTACGGCGCCCAGGAGACCCGGTTGTACATCAGTGCCCCTACCGCGACCAGTGGCACGGTGAGCATTCCGCAGACCGGCTGGAGCCTGGCCTTCAGTGTTCCGGCCAACGGCGTGGTCCTGGTGAACGTGCCCACCACCGCCGAACACGTCGGTTCCGAGTCCGTGACCGGCAAGGGGGTACGCATCGTCGCCGCCGCTCCGGTGGCCGTTACGGCCGTCAGTTACCAGAGCTACACCCACGATGGTGCCCAGGTGCTCCCGGTGGAGGCCTTGGGCACGGACTACTTCGTGGAGGCCTACCGCGGGCTCCCGGGCTTCAACGAGTTCTACAAGAGCGAACTGCTCATCGTGGCCACCACCGATGACACGGAGGTGGAGATCACCCCTAGCGTGAACACGGCCGGCGGGCGTCCCCCCGGTGTCCCCTTCACGGTGACGCTGGATCAGGGACAGACCTACCAGGTGCAATCGGCCCTTTCATCGCTCGACCTCACCGGCACCCGCGTGCGCGCCACAGCGGCGAGCGGGCCCTGCCGACCCTTCGCGGTGCTGAGCGGCAGCATGTGCGCCAACGTGCCCGTGGGCTGTCCGGCCTGCGACCACCTGGTGGAGCAGATGATCCCGCTGGAGCGCTGGGGCACCGAGTTCCACACCTTCCTCCCGAGCGGCATCGCCAATGCGACGGTGCGGGTGCTCGCCGGCCAAAACGGCACGAGCGTCACCGTGAACGGGGGTGCGCCCATCCCGCTCAGCGCGGGCCAATCACACCAGATCAACGGACTGGCGGGCACCGCCTGCATCAACGCCACGGCACCGGTCTCGGTGGTCGTCATTTACGAAGGGTACAACTGCGCCAACGCCGGTGACCCGTCGATGGTGGTGATCGAGCCGGATGACCGCACCACCACCTCTACCACGTTCAGCACGGTGAGCTCGCCGCAGATCACCGGCCACCGGGTGGAGCTGGTGGTGCCCACCGCCGTGGTGGGCCAGGTGGCCATCGATGGCACCGCGGTCCCTGCGGCCGGCTTCACGGCCTTCGCCACGTGCCCCACCTGGTCGCATGCCAGCCGCACGATCACCGCAGGCACGCACCGCGTCACCGCTCCGCAGGGCATTCATGTGTACGCCACCGGTTTCGGCACGGGCGAGAGCTACGCGTTCAACGCCAACGCCACGGTGGTTCCGGTGGTGGTGCAGGACTCACTGCTGTGCGTGAACGGCCCGGTGACGCTCACCTCGCCGGAGCCCATGGACAACCCGCAATGGGAGGCCGCCAGCGCACCGGGATTGGTCCTCGCCAACGGGCTGAGCTACACCTTCACCCCCACCACGAACGATACCTATACGGTATCGGGAACTGCCCCAGGCTCCACCTGTCCGCTGGACTTCACCTTCCATGTGGGCATCCAGGTACCCGTGAACGTGGTGGCCACCGCCAACGGAGCCAACGCCACGACCATCTGCCAATATCAGCCCGTGCAGCTCGGCGCACAGCCCAACCTGGACCCCAACGCCTACACGCTCAGCTGGACCCCGGCCGCCTTGGTGAGCAACCCTGCCATCCCCGATCCGGTGGCCTACCCGATGACCACCACGTGGTTCAAGCTGAACGTGACCAGTCCGCTGGGCTGTGGAAGCGCGACGGACAGCGTGCTCGTGCAGGTGACGCCGAACACCGTGCACAGTGTGGAGGCCACCACGGCCGACAGCATCATCTGCCTCGGCGAAGCGGTACAACTGGGCACGCGCACGCAGCGGGTGATCGGGTTCGATCCGTTGGATAATGGTACATCGTCGCTGTGGGCCCAGGTCCAGGGCGGTAGTGTGAGCGGCACCTGTGGCGCGGTCAACGGCAACGCGCTGCTGTTCAATGCCGCAGGCGCTCGCCAGGCCCGCACCAATGCGCTCAACGTTCCGCAAGGTGGCAGTCTGATCTTCAGTCTGATGATCTCCGCCGGCACCGCGCCCTGCGACGGCGCTGAGCCGGGCGAGGACGTGGTGGTGGAGTACAGCCTGAACGGCGTGGCCTGGACGGTGTTCCACACGCTGAACGAGTCGCAGTATCCGGCCTTCACCCCGATCACGCTCGCCATCCCGCCCGCCGCCTGGTCGGCCGCCACGCACTTCCGCTGGCGCCAGCTGGCCAACAGCGGGGCCGCGCAGGACGTGTGGGCGCTTGACAACATCACCCTGACCCGCGTGGACAACACGGGGGTGCCGCTGATCTGGTCGCCCGGCGCCACGCTCAACGACCCAACTAGTGCGAGCCCCATGGCCACGCCGCTGGCCGACACCTGGTACACCGTGCAGGCCACCAGCGGGACGGGCTGCACCTTCAGCGATCCCGTGTTCGTGCAGGTGGCCCCGGCCTTCAGCATCAACGCCGGCAACGACGTGCTCCTGTGCGGAAGCGGTCAGGCCCAGCTTCAGGCCACCGCCAGTTCGGGCCAGGGCATTCAATGGAGCTGGACCCCGAACAATGGCAGCCTGAACAACAACAGCATCTCCGGGCCTGTCGCCAGCCCAACGGCCACGACGACCTATACGGCATCGGCCACCAACAACATCGGGTGCACGGCGAACGATGCGGTGACGGTCACGGTGGGTCCGCAGTTGGGCCTCGTTCTCAGCGCGAGCGACCTCACGCTCTGCCAGGGCGAGAGCAGCCAACTGAACGCTGTCATCCAGGGCACCGGCACCCTGCAGCTCGTGTGGAACAACGCCGGCAGCCTCAGCAGCGCCACGTCACCCACGCCAGTGGCCACCCCGAGCACCACCACCACCTACACGGCGACCCTTACCGACACACAGACCGGCTGCAGCACGCAGGCCTCGATCACCATCGCCGTGACCACGGCCTACACCATCGCCGCCACGGAGGACACCACGCTGTGCAATGCGCTCGGGTTCCAGCTCGATGTGCAGCACAACGTGCCCGCACCGTTCAGCATCGCCTGGACCCCCGCCTTCCTGCTCAACTCCGGGAACATCGCCTCCCCGACGGTGATGGCGGACACCACCATGCTCTTCCAGGTGACCATCACCGATGCGAACGGGTGTTCCGTGACGGACTCCGTGCGCATCATCGATGCGTTCGACAGCATGGTGAACCCGGTGAACATCGCGGGCTGTGCCGGGCAAAGCCTGGTGCTCGACGCCGGCTTCCCTGGAAGCAGCTACGACTGGACGCATGGTCCGACGACGCAGACGGTGACGGTGAACGCGACAGGCACCTACGTGGTGGAGATCACCGACGCGCAGGGCTGCCAGACCACCAAGACCTTCAACGTACTGCTGAACGCGCTGCCCACGCTCGACCTGGGTCCGGATAGCCTGCTCTGCGGCGTCACATCCTATCTGATCCAAGCCAACAGCCCTGGCAATACGGTGGTGTGGGGGAATGGAAGCACCGGCCAGCAGTTCCTGGCCACCGGGAACGGCACCTACACCGCCACCGCGACAAGTCCCCAGGGCTGCGTGAGCACGGATGCGGTCACGCTCAACTTCGCACCGATGCCCGTGGACCAGCTGCAGGACGTCACCGCATGCGCCACCACCCCGGTGACGCTGAACGCGGGCAATGCCGGCAGCAGTTACCTGTGGAGCACCAGCGCGACGGGCCAGTCGATCACGGTGACCGCAAGCGGGCCATACAGCGTGGTGGTGACGAACCCCCAGGGCTGTAGCGGGACCTTTGATGCCCTGGTCACGCTGGTGGCCCCACCAGTGGTCGACCTGGGTCCGGACACCACCGTATGCACCGGCACGGGCATGGTCCTGGATGCCGGGAACCCCGGCAGCACCTACCTGTGGAGCACCGGAGCCATCGGGCAGTCCATTGTTCCGATGCAAAGCGGCATCTACGGGGTCATCGTCACCAACACGGCCTGCCAGGCATCGGACAGCGTGACGCTCACCGTGCTATCCGGGCCGGTGGATGCACTGGTCGATGTCACGGAGTGCACCGGGGAAGCCGTGTTGCTCGATGCGGGCAACCCTGGTTCCACCTACGCCTGGAGCACCAGCGCCATCACGCGAACGATCGCGCCCACTGCGGCCGGTACCTACACAGTGCTCGTGACGACGCCTCAGGGTTGCAGCGCGTCGTTCAGCGCGGAGGTGACCTTCGTGCCCTGGCCCGTGGTGGACCTCGGTCCGGACACGGCGCTCTGCCAAGGGGACGTATTGACGCTCGATGCCGGGAACCCGGGGACGACGTACGCCTGGAGCACGGGGGCGGTCACGCGCACCATCGATGTGGTCCAGAACGGCACCTACAGCGTCACGGTGGACAATGGCCATTGCAGCGCGAGCGACGCGGTGGTGGCCGGGTTCAATCCGCGGCCAAGCAGCCTGCCCGTGCACCAGATCTTCACCTGCCTCGACGAGGAGCCGCACTTCGTGGTGATCGATGCCGGCAATCCGGGTTCCAGCTTCGGTTGGAGCTCCGGGCAGACCTCGCAGATCATCCTGGCCGGCGCCTACGGCTGGTACTTCGTGGACATCACCAACACGTTCAACTGCGGGCTGCGCGATTCAGTGAAGGTGAATGAGTTCTGCCCCGCAAGCATCTATGTGCCCAACACCTTCACCCCCAATGCCGACGGCATCAACGACAGTTGGGGCCCGGTGGGTAAGAACGTGGCCACCCTGGAGCTCATCGTGTTCGACCGCTGGGGCGGGGTGCTCTGGCAGACCAATGATCCAACGGACCAATGGGATGGCACGGCGCATGGCGCCGAGGTGCCCAACGAGGTCTACGTATGGAAGATGCGGTACCGTTTCGTGGACGATGAGCAGGGGGGTGTGGGGATGGAGCAGGAGCGCATGGGCCACGTGACCATCATCCGCTAG
- a CDS encoding type II toxin-antitoxin system VapC family toxin, whose amino-acid sequence MKLFVDTNVLFDLFEAERPNHKASLLLFARCTAGRVRISIAPVSVMTLLYSLRKYGLRMDMVVSRLNALLPHLDIAHIGLPELLAGINSGWRDLEDAIQFQAALNAGDVDAIVSNDRDFKQQDMIPVFTPVQALKQVK is encoded by the coding sequence ATGAAGCTGTTCGTTGACACCAACGTGCTCTTCGACCTTTTCGAGGCAGAGCGCCCCAACCACAAGGCCTCGCTCCTGCTGTTCGCCCGCTGCACCGCCGGGCGGGTGAGGATCTCCATCGCCCCGGTTTCTGTGATGACGTTGCTGTATTCGCTCCGCAAGTATGGCCTGCGGATGGACATGGTCGTCTCCAGGCTGAATGCCTTGCTACCGCATCTTGACATCGCGCACATCGGGCTGCCCGAGCTGCTGGCCGGGATCAACAGCGGCTGGAGGGACCTGGAGGATGCCATCCAGTTCCAGGCTGCGCTGAACGCCGGGGACGTGGATGCCATTGTAAGCAACGACCGCGATTTCAAGCAGCAGGATATGATCCCGGTGTTCACCCCGGTGCAAGCACTAAAGCAGGTGAAGTGA
- a CDS encoding amidohydrolase encodes MRDLKITLVQRMLHWEDAAANRSQFQEVMAPLRGVTDLIVLPEMFTTGFSMRSAELAETMDGATVRWMREQTNALDAALYGSVIIQEAGNCFNRGLFVTPEGQVATYDKRHLFRFANETEHYSAGKERVVVEWRGWRILLQICFDLRFPVFARNRGDYDAALYVANWPEARRFPWSQLLIARAIENQCYVAGVNRVGMDGKGIHYSGDSVVIDPRGAALAAVEPSLEGVLTTTLDRAGLEDFRARFPVAMEADDFELRL; translated from the coding sequence ATGCGAGATCTGAAGATCACCCTCGTGCAACGCATGCTCCACTGGGAGGATGCGGCAGCCAACCGTTCCCAGTTCCAGGAGGTCATGGCCCCGCTCCGCGGCGTGACCGACCTCATCGTGCTGCCCGAGATGTTCACCACCGGCTTCAGCATGCGCAGCGCGGAGCTGGCCGAGACCATGGACGGCGCCACGGTTCGTTGGATGCGTGAACAGACCAATGCCTTGGACGCAGCCCTTTATGGCAGCGTGATCATCCAGGAGGCGGGAAACTGCTTCAACCGCGGGCTGTTCGTGACACCGGAGGGACAGGTCGCCACCTACGATAAGCGCCATCTCTTCCGGTTCGCCAACGAAACGGAGCACTACAGTGCAGGCAAGGAACGGGTGGTGGTCGAATGGCGCGGCTGGCGCATCCTCCTGCAGATCTGTTTCGACCTGCGCTTTCCGGTGTTCGCCAGGAACCGCGGAGACTATGATGCGGCCCTTTACGTGGCGAACTGGCCCGAGGCCCGCCGCTTCCCCTGGAGCCAGCTGCTCATCGCACGCGCCATCGAGAACCAGTGCTATGTGGCCGGGGTCAACCGGGTGGGCATGGACGGAAAGGGCATCCACTACAGCGGGGACAGCGTGGTGATCGATCCCCGCGGTGCCGCGCTGGCCGCCGTGGAGCCGTCCTTGGAAGGGGTCCTGACGACCACGCTCGACCGTGCGGGCCTTGAGGACTTCCGCGCCAGGTTCCCCGTGGCGATGGAGGCCGATGACTTCGAACTGCGCCTGTGA
- a CDS encoding pyridoxal phosphate-dependent aminotransferase: protein MRITSKLPHVGTTIFTVMSKLAQECGAINLSQGFPDFPIDETLIELVEKAMRDGHNQYAPMPGVPALREAIAAKVQRLYGFQYDPETEVAVTAGGTQAIFTALGAVVHPGDEVIIVDPAYDCYAPAVELFGGRAVHVRLGSDMRFDADAVQAAITPRTRMLMINTPHNPAGTILRDADMRRIAGMLRGTDILLLSDEVYEHLVYENEAHASVVRYPELRERAFVVFSFGKVFHATGWKMGYVLAPKALMAEFRKVHQFNVFSASTPVQHALAAYLKDPVHYEGVSSFYEAKRDRFLIGLHASRFEPLACEGSYFQLADYSAISDEPDTEFAKRLTREFGVAAIPLSPFYKEPPPGQRILRFCFAKRDETLDEAIDKLCEI, encoded by the coding sequence GTGCGGATCACCTCCAAGCTCCCCCACGTCGGCACCACCATCTTCACGGTGATGAGCAAGCTCGCGCAGGAGTGCGGCGCCATCAACCTCAGCCAGGGCTTCCCCGATTTCCCCATCGACGAGACGCTGATCGAGCTGGTGGAGAAGGCCATGCGCGACGGCCACAACCAGTACGCGCCCATGCCCGGCGTGCCCGCCCTGCGTGAGGCGATCGCCGCCAAGGTGCAGCGGCTGTACGGCTTTCAGTACGATCCGGAGACCGAGGTGGCCGTGACGGCCGGCGGCACACAGGCCATCTTCACCGCGCTGGGTGCTGTGGTGCACCCCGGCGATGAGGTGATCATCGTGGATCCGGCCTACGACTGCTACGCGCCTGCGGTGGAGCTGTTCGGCGGCAGGGCGGTGCATGTGCGGCTGGGCAGCGACATGCGGTTCGATGCCGATGCGGTGCAGGCGGCGATCACGCCCCGCACGCGCATGCTCATGATCAACACGCCGCACAACCCGGCGGGCACCATCCTGCGCGATGCCGACATGCGCCGCATCGCCGGCATGCTGCGGGGCACCGACATCCTTCTCCTGAGCGACGAGGTGTACGAGCACCTGGTGTACGAGAACGAGGCACATGCCTCGGTGGTGCGTTACCCCGAGCTGCGCGAGCGGGCCTTCGTGGTGTTCAGCTTCGGCAAGGTGTTCCACGCCACCGGCTGGAAGATGGGCTACGTGCTGGCCCCGAAGGCGCTGATGGCCGAGTTCCGCAAGGTGCACCAGTTCAACGTGTTCAGCGCCAGCACGCCCGTACAGCACGCCCTGGCCGCGTACCTGAAGGACCCCGTCCACTACGAAGGGGTATCGTCGTTCTATGAGGCCAAGCGCGACCGTTTCCTCATCGGCCTGCACGCTTCGCGCTTCGAGCCCCTGGCCTGCGAGGGCAGCTACTTCCAGCTCGCCGACTACAGCGCCATCAGCGATGAACCGGACACGGAGTTCGCCAAGCGGTTGACGCGTGAGTTCGGAGTGGCCGCCATCCCCCTTTCTCCCTTCTACAAGGAACCGCCGCCGGGCCAGCGGATCCTCCGCTTCTGCTTCGCCAAGCGGGATGAGACCCTGGACGAGGCCATCGACAAGCTATGCGAGATCTGA